One genomic region from Lates calcarifer isolate ASB-BC8 linkage group LG10, TLL_Latcal_v3, whole genome shotgun sequence encodes:
- the tshz3a gene encoding teashirt homolog 3 isoform X1 — protein MATDHLLHIFSWDLEPASYSPEELTEHTVEDEEAEADDLPSAPQDDLPMKDEFVEQSAGPVKEQACDQESAGVAELSGHEMDSESHVSETSDRLSDFESPSRKAEGILVTAPLNGGTKTPPIGMDTLEQMKAIYSSFLTSPLWPPLNFNSTPPQAQSLASTEKPTRSNSTSSSSSSSSGSYDWHQSAVAKTLQQHPPQSRHPAQSEPSLFSTVQLHRQNPKLFGSIFTGASKFRCKGCSAAYDTLVELTVHMNDTGHYRDDNQDRAGSGAKRWSKPRKRSLLEMEGKEDAQKVLKCMYCGHSFESLQDLSVHMIKTKHYQKVPLKEPMAPVAAKIMSSKKRGLVGLDLTASPRSREGTPKAKHPQADLSEPSQKPSSSPYTTPNNRYGHQNGASYAWQFESNKFQILKCMECGSSHNTLQELRTHMMVTGHFLRVTSSVGKRIKTLPEATSPNPVRVATPTEQRVQSVPLAPSTFSPPPLQTTTTPPATSPPLKEIKKEEVEEECTKQEAVGNEKQVAVSIGKEEDAEKEEKYDISKYNYLTEEDLKESPKGGLDILKSLENTVTSAINKAQSGNPSWGGYPSIHAAYQFPSALKLQQAGMEKNSPMKFLFNGGDGALSKNHPLISPPLSQSSPFPSNNFQAMEDLVKKVTEKVAKVEQRVKQMSPKRENHLSPCSSEAGESHKGGEADSPREWRAVTPANSDRGSHSDRASPATEPKRETAVKSPLASTLRCSTAIITGHTPPEQPFVNPLSALQSVMNIHLGKAAKPSLPNQDPLSLLSRLSQSMAERAAVAAPPSQTKKTESVVDNSFCQPSDDQPMDLTKGKSERGGSIGSAPLTPSSTASSISPSSLVTPAKLTVVSPYTSSSPLHENALSDISDMLRNLTQSHHVPKPPSRSRVTDKAEVVGSTHDDEDASLHGHKRKGRHSNWNPQHLLLLQAQFASSLRQTSEGKYIINDLSPQERMHVSRFTGLSMTTISHWLANVKYQLRRTGRTKFLKNLDSGQPIFFCSDCASQIRTPAAYVCHLEAHLGFRIRDLAKLSPKQTVRDSHSLTEKLVPLESFLSPQSQDDCSSNGAVYRCQLCVRKFATKHAIKLHLSKSHGKSPEDHLLYVCELEKH, from the coding sequence CCTATTCTCCCGAGGAGCTGACAGAGCACActgtggaggatgaggaggcgGAAGCAGACGACCTGCCCTCAGCCCCTCAGGATGACCTTCCTATGAAAGATGAGTTTGTGGAGCAAAGCGCAGGGCCTGTCAAGGAGCAGGCATGTGACCAGGAATCAGCTGGGGTCGCCGAGCTTTCGGGACACGAGATGGACAGTGAGTCACATGTCAGCGAGACCAGTGACCGGCTCTCAGACTTTGAGAGCCCCTCCAGAAAAGCTGAGGGCATCTTGGTCACAGCACCTCTGAATGGTGGCACTAAGACACCTCCCATAGGCATGGACACCTTAGAACAAATGAAGGCTATCTACTCGAGCTTCCTGACCAGCCCCTTGTGGCCACCGCTGAACTTTAATTCCACACCGCCACAGGCGCAGTCATTGGCTTCTACAGAGAAGCCAACTCGCAGCAATAGCactagtagcagtagtagctCCAGCAGTGGTAGCTATGACTGGCACCAGTCTGCAGTGGCAAAGACACTGCAACAGCATCCTCCCCAGAGTCGTCACCCTGCTCAGTCTGAGCCCAGCCTCTTTAGTACAGTCCAGCTCCACAGGCAAAACCCAAAGCTTTTTGGCTCAATCTTCACTGGGGCCAGTAAATTCCGCTGTAAGGGCTGTAGCGCTGCTTATGACACCCTGGTGGAGCTGACAGTTCACATGAATGACACAGGCCACTACCGCGATGACAACCAGGATAGGGCAGGCAGTGGTGCAAAGCGCTGGTCTAAACCACGTAAGCGGTCCCTGCTGGAaatggaggggaaggaggaCGCCCAGAAAGTTTTGAAGTGCATGTATTGTGGGCACTCCTTTGAATCCCTCCAGGACCTCAGCGTCCACATGATCAAGACCAAACACTACCAGAAAGTGCCTCTGAAGGAGCCCATGGCCCCTGTGGCAGCCAAAATAATGTCTTCTAAGAAAAGGGGGCTTGTGGGATTGGACCTCACTGCCTCACCACGCTCTAGAGAAGGAACCCCTAAAGCTAAGCACCCACAGGCAGACCTGAGTGAACCCTCACAGAAACCCTCCTCAAGCCCTTACACCACCCCCAATAACCGCTATGGCCACCAGAACGGCGCTAGCTATGCTTGGCAGTTTGAGTCCAACAAATTCCAGATCCTCAAGTGTATGGAGTGTGGGAGTTCCCACAATACACTGCAAGAGCTGAGAACCCACATGATGGTGACAGGACACTTCCTGAGGGTGACCAGCTCTGTGGGAAAGAGAATCAAAACACTTCCTGAAGCCACTTCCCCCAATCCCGTGAGGGTTGCCACACCTACCGAACAGAGGGTCCAGTCCGTCCCACTCGCACCCTCCACCTTCTCCCCTCCACCTCTTCAAACTACCACAACTCCCCCCgccacctcccctcctctcaAAGAGATCAAGAAGGAGGAGGTCGAGGAGGAGTGCACTAAGCAAGAGGCTGTTGGAAACGAAAAGCAAGTTGCAGTTTCCATTGGGAAGGAGGAAGATGCtgagaaggaggaaaaatatGACATCTCAAAGTATAACTATCTTACTGAAGAGGACCTGAAGGAGAGTCCTAAAGGGGGCTTGGATATTCTCAAATCACTAGAAAACACTGTGACCTCAGCCATTAACAAGGCCCAGAGTGGGAATCCAAGCTGGGGGGGCTACCCTAGTATCCATGCAGCCTACCAGTTCCCTAGTGCCCTCAAGCTCCAACAGGCCGGCATGGAAAAGAATTCCCCAATGAAGTTCTTATTCAATGGAGGGGATGGAGCATTGTCCAAGAACCATCCCCTCATTTCCCCACCGCTTAGTCAGTCCTCCCCCTTCCCCAGCAACAACTTCCAGGCAATGGAGGACTTAGTGAAAAAAGTGACTGAGAAAGTAGCAAAAGTAGAGCAAAGGGTGAAGCAGATGTCCCCTAAGAGGGAGAACCATCTCTCCCCGTGCAGTAGTGAAGCTGGAGAATCACATAAGGGAGGAGAGGCTGACTCACCTCGGGAATGGAGGGCAGTCACCCCAGCCAATAGTGACAGGGGAAGCCATAGCGACAGAGCATCCCCGGCAACAGAACccaagagagagacagcagtcAAGTCCCCGCTCGCCTCGACGCTGAGATGCAGTACCGCCATTATTACTGGCCATACTCCTCCAGAGCAGCCCTTTGTCAACCCTCTAAGTGCTCTTCAGTCAGTAATGAACATTCATTTGGGGAAAGCAGCCAAGCCCTCCTTGCCAAACCAAGATCCCCTGAGCCTGCTCTCTAGGCTCAGCCAGAGCATGGCTGAGAGAGCTGCTGTGGCCGCTCCTCCCTCACAGAccaaaaagacagaaagtgtAGTTGATAATAGTTTTTGCCAGCCCAGCGATGACCAGCCTATGGACCTGACAAAAGGGAAAAGTGAAAGAGGAGGCTCCATAGGCTCGGCTCCCCTAACTCCCTCATCCACAGCTTCCTccatctccccctcctcccttgtTACCCCTGCAAAGCTAACAGTGGTCTCTCCCTACACATCCAGCAGTCCTCTACATGAAAATGCATTGTCAGATATCTCAGACATGCTGAGGAACCTGACACAGTCCCACCATGTCCCAAAGCCTCCCTCACGGTCCCGGGTCACAGATAAAGCTGAGGTCGTGGGATCTACTCATGATGACGAGGACGCGTCCCTGCACGGGCACAAACGTAAGGGCCGTCACTCCAACTGGAACCCCCAGCACCTCCTTCTTCTGCAGGCCCAGTTCGCTTCAAGCCTGAGGCAGACATCTGAGGGGAAGTATATCATTAATGACCTCAGCCCGCAGGAAAGAATGCATGTATCTCGTTTCACAGGTCTCTCTATGACCACCATCAGCCACTGGCTGGCTAACGTCAAGTACCAGCTAAGAAGAACAGGCAGAACCAAGTTCCTAAAGAACCTGGACTCCGGTCAGCCTATATTCTTCTGTAGTGACTGTGCCTCGCAGATCCGAACCCCAGCAGCTTATGTGTGCCACCTGGAAGCCCACCTAGGGTTCAGGATTAGGGACCTGGCCAAGCTGTCCCCCAAACAGACTGTCAGGGACTCCCACTCTCTCACTGAGAAACTTGTGCCCCTGGAGTCCTTCCTCTCTCCACAATCACAAGATGACTGCAGTAGTAATGGGGCGGTGTACCGCTGCCAGCTCTGTGTCCGTAAATTTGCCACTAAGCACGCCATCAAGCTTCACCTCAGCAAGAGCCATGGGAAGTCTCCAGAGGACCATCTGCTATATGTGTGCGAACTAGAGAAACACTAA
- the tshz3a gene encoding teashirt homolog 3 isoform X2 translates to MPRRKQEAPKRAAAYSPEELTEHTVEDEEAEADDLPSAPQDDLPMKDEFVEQSAGPVKEQACDQESAGVAELSGHEMDSESHVSETSDRLSDFESPSRKAEGILVTAPLNGGTKTPPIGMDTLEQMKAIYSSFLTSPLWPPLNFNSTPPQAQSLASTEKPTRSNSTSSSSSSSSGSYDWHQSAVAKTLQQHPPQSRHPAQSEPSLFSTVQLHRQNPKLFGSIFTGASKFRCKGCSAAYDTLVELTVHMNDTGHYRDDNQDRAGSGAKRWSKPRKRSLLEMEGKEDAQKVLKCMYCGHSFESLQDLSVHMIKTKHYQKVPLKEPMAPVAAKIMSSKKRGLVGLDLTASPRSREGTPKAKHPQADLSEPSQKPSSSPYTTPNNRYGHQNGASYAWQFESNKFQILKCMECGSSHNTLQELRTHMMVTGHFLRVTSSVGKRIKTLPEATSPNPVRVATPTEQRVQSVPLAPSTFSPPPLQTTTTPPATSPPLKEIKKEEVEEECTKQEAVGNEKQVAVSIGKEEDAEKEEKYDISKYNYLTEEDLKESPKGGLDILKSLENTVTSAINKAQSGNPSWGGYPSIHAAYQFPSALKLQQAGMEKNSPMKFLFNGGDGALSKNHPLISPPLSQSSPFPSNNFQAMEDLVKKVTEKVAKVEQRVKQMSPKRENHLSPCSSEAGESHKGGEADSPREWRAVTPANSDRGSHSDRASPATEPKRETAVKSPLASTLRCSTAIITGHTPPEQPFVNPLSALQSVMNIHLGKAAKPSLPNQDPLSLLSRLSQSMAERAAVAAPPSQTKKTESVVDNSFCQPSDDQPMDLTKGKSERGGSIGSAPLTPSSTASSISPSSLVTPAKLTVVSPYTSSSPLHENALSDISDMLRNLTQSHHVPKPPSRSRVTDKAEVVGSTHDDEDASLHGHKRKGRHSNWNPQHLLLLQAQFASSLRQTSEGKYIINDLSPQERMHVSRFTGLSMTTISHWLANVKYQLRRTGRTKFLKNLDSGQPIFFCSDCASQIRTPAAYVCHLEAHLGFRIRDLAKLSPKQTVRDSHSLTEKLVPLESFLSPQSQDDCSSNGAVYRCQLCVRKFATKHAIKLHLSKSHGKSPEDHLLYVCELEKH, encoded by the coding sequence CCTATTCTCCCGAGGAGCTGACAGAGCACActgtggaggatgaggaggcgGAAGCAGACGACCTGCCCTCAGCCCCTCAGGATGACCTTCCTATGAAAGATGAGTTTGTGGAGCAAAGCGCAGGGCCTGTCAAGGAGCAGGCATGTGACCAGGAATCAGCTGGGGTCGCCGAGCTTTCGGGACACGAGATGGACAGTGAGTCACATGTCAGCGAGACCAGTGACCGGCTCTCAGACTTTGAGAGCCCCTCCAGAAAAGCTGAGGGCATCTTGGTCACAGCACCTCTGAATGGTGGCACTAAGACACCTCCCATAGGCATGGACACCTTAGAACAAATGAAGGCTATCTACTCGAGCTTCCTGACCAGCCCCTTGTGGCCACCGCTGAACTTTAATTCCACACCGCCACAGGCGCAGTCATTGGCTTCTACAGAGAAGCCAACTCGCAGCAATAGCactagtagcagtagtagctCCAGCAGTGGTAGCTATGACTGGCACCAGTCTGCAGTGGCAAAGACACTGCAACAGCATCCTCCCCAGAGTCGTCACCCTGCTCAGTCTGAGCCCAGCCTCTTTAGTACAGTCCAGCTCCACAGGCAAAACCCAAAGCTTTTTGGCTCAATCTTCACTGGGGCCAGTAAATTCCGCTGTAAGGGCTGTAGCGCTGCTTATGACACCCTGGTGGAGCTGACAGTTCACATGAATGACACAGGCCACTACCGCGATGACAACCAGGATAGGGCAGGCAGTGGTGCAAAGCGCTGGTCTAAACCACGTAAGCGGTCCCTGCTGGAaatggaggggaaggaggaCGCCCAGAAAGTTTTGAAGTGCATGTATTGTGGGCACTCCTTTGAATCCCTCCAGGACCTCAGCGTCCACATGATCAAGACCAAACACTACCAGAAAGTGCCTCTGAAGGAGCCCATGGCCCCTGTGGCAGCCAAAATAATGTCTTCTAAGAAAAGGGGGCTTGTGGGATTGGACCTCACTGCCTCACCACGCTCTAGAGAAGGAACCCCTAAAGCTAAGCACCCACAGGCAGACCTGAGTGAACCCTCACAGAAACCCTCCTCAAGCCCTTACACCACCCCCAATAACCGCTATGGCCACCAGAACGGCGCTAGCTATGCTTGGCAGTTTGAGTCCAACAAATTCCAGATCCTCAAGTGTATGGAGTGTGGGAGTTCCCACAATACACTGCAAGAGCTGAGAACCCACATGATGGTGACAGGACACTTCCTGAGGGTGACCAGCTCTGTGGGAAAGAGAATCAAAACACTTCCTGAAGCCACTTCCCCCAATCCCGTGAGGGTTGCCACACCTACCGAACAGAGGGTCCAGTCCGTCCCACTCGCACCCTCCACCTTCTCCCCTCCACCTCTTCAAACTACCACAACTCCCCCCgccacctcccctcctctcaAAGAGATCAAGAAGGAGGAGGTCGAGGAGGAGTGCACTAAGCAAGAGGCTGTTGGAAACGAAAAGCAAGTTGCAGTTTCCATTGGGAAGGAGGAAGATGCtgagaaggaggaaaaatatGACATCTCAAAGTATAACTATCTTACTGAAGAGGACCTGAAGGAGAGTCCTAAAGGGGGCTTGGATATTCTCAAATCACTAGAAAACACTGTGACCTCAGCCATTAACAAGGCCCAGAGTGGGAATCCAAGCTGGGGGGGCTACCCTAGTATCCATGCAGCCTACCAGTTCCCTAGTGCCCTCAAGCTCCAACAGGCCGGCATGGAAAAGAATTCCCCAATGAAGTTCTTATTCAATGGAGGGGATGGAGCATTGTCCAAGAACCATCCCCTCATTTCCCCACCGCTTAGTCAGTCCTCCCCCTTCCCCAGCAACAACTTCCAGGCAATGGAGGACTTAGTGAAAAAAGTGACTGAGAAAGTAGCAAAAGTAGAGCAAAGGGTGAAGCAGATGTCCCCTAAGAGGGAGAACCATCTCTCCCCGTGCAGTAGTGAAGCTGGAGAATCACATAAGGGAGGAGAGGCTGACTCACCTCGGGAATGGAGGGCAGTCACCCCAGCCAATAGTGACAGGGGAAGCCATAGCGACAGAGCATCCCCGGCAACAGAACccaagagagagacagcagtcAAGTCCCCGCTCGCCTCGACGCTGAGATGCAGTACCGCCATTATTACTGGCCATACTCCTCCAGAGCAGCCCTTTGTCAACCCTCTAAGTGCTCTTCAGTCAGTAATGAACATTCATTTGGGGAAAGCAGCCAAGCCCTCCTTGCCAAACCAAGATCCCCTGAGCCTGCTCTCTAGGCTCAGCCAGAGCATGGCTGAGAGAGCTGCTGTGGCCGCTCCTCCCTCACAGAccaaaaagacagaaagtgtAGTTGATAATAGTTTTTGCCAGCCCAGCGATGACCAGCCTATGGACCTGACAAAAGGGAAAAGTGAAAGAGGAGGCTCCATAGGCTCGGCTCCCCTAACTCCCTCATCCACAGCTTCCTccatctccccctcctcccttgtTACCCCTGCAAAGCTAACAGTGGTCTCTCCCTACACATCCAGCAGTCCTCTACATGAAAATGCATTGTCAGATATCTCAGACATGCTGAGGAACCTGACACAGTCCCACCATGTCCCAAAGCCTCCCTCACGGTCCCGGGTCACAGATAAAGCTGAGGTCGTGGGATCTACTCATGATGACGAGGACGCGTCCCTGCACGGGCACAAACGTAAGGGCCGTCACTCCAACTGGAACCCCCAGCACCTCCTTCTTCTGCAGGCCCAGTTCGCTTCAAGCCTGAGGCAGACATCTGAGGGGAAGTATATCATTAATGACCTCAGCCCGCAGGAAAGAATGCATGTATCTCGTTTCACAGGTCTCTCTATGACCACCATCAGCCACTGGCTGGCTAACGTCAAGTACCAGCTAAGAAGAACAGGCAGAACCAAGTTCCTAAAGAACCTGGACTCCGGTCAGCCTATATTCTTCTGTAGTGACTGTGCCTCGCAGATCCGAACCCCAGCAGCTTATGTGTGCCACCTGGAAGCCCACCTAGGGTTCAGGATTAGGGACCTGGCCAAGCTGTCCCCCAAACAGACTGTCAGGGACTCCCACTCTCTCACTGAGAAACTTGTGCCCCTGGAGTCCTTCCTCTCTCCACAATCACAAGATGACTGCAGTAGTAATGGGGCGGTGTACCGCTGCCAGCTCTGTGTCCGTAAATTTGCCACTAAGCACGCCATCAAGCTTCACCTCAGCAAGAGCCATGGGAAGTCTCCAGAGGACCATCTGCTATATGTGTGCGAACTAGAGAAACACTAA
- the tshz3a gene encoding teashirt homolog 3 isoform X3 gives MKDEFVEQSAGPVKEQACDQESAGVAELSGHEMDSESHVSETSDRLSDFESPSRKAEGILVTAPLNGGTKTPPIGMDTLEQMKAIYSSFLTSPLWPPLNFNSTPPQAQSLASTEKPTRSNSTSSSSSSSSGSYDWHQSAVAKTLQQHPPQSRHPAQSEPSLFSTVQLHRQNPKLFGSIFTGASKFRCKGCSAAYDTLVELTVHMNDTGHYRDDNQDRAGSGAKRWSKPRKRSLLEMEGKEDAQKVLKCMYCGHSFESLQDLSVHMIKTKHYQKVPLKEPMAPVAAKIMSSKKRGLVGLDLTASPRSREGTPKAKHPQADLSEPSQKPSSSPYTTPNNRYGHQNGASYAWQFESNKFQILKCMECGSSHNTLQELRTHMMVTGHFLRVTSSVGKRIKTLPEATSPNPVRVATPTEQRVQSVPLAPSTFSPPPLQTTTTPPATSPPLKEIKKEEVEEECTKQEAVGNEKQVAVSIGKEEDAEKEEKYDISKYNYLTEEDLKESPKGGLDILKSLENTVTSAINKAQSGNPSWGGYPSIHAAYQFPSALKLQQAGMEKNSPMKFLFNGGDGALSKNHPLISPPLSQSSPFPSNNFQAMEDLVKKVTEKVAKVEQRVKQMSPKRENHLSPCSSEAGESHKGGEADSPREWRAVTPANSDRGSHSDRASPATEPKRETAVKSPLASTLRCSTAIITGHTPPEQPFVNPLSALQSVMNIHLGKAAKPSLPNQDPLSLLSRLSQSMAERAAVAAPPSQTKKTESVVDNSFCQPSDDQPMDLTKGKSERGGSIGSAPLTPSSTASSISPSSLVTPAKLTVVSPYTSSSPLHENALSDISDMLRNLTQSHHVPKPPSRSRVTDKAEVVGSTHDDEDASLHGHKRKGRHSNWNPQHLLLLQAQFASSLRQTSEGKYIINDLSPQERMHVSRFTGLSMTTISHWLANVKYQLRRTGRTKFLKNLDSGQPIFFCSDCASQIRTPAAYVCHLEAHLGFRIRDLAKLSPKQTVRDSHSLTEKLVPLESFLSPQSQDDCSSNGAVYRCQLCVRKFATKHAIKLHLSKSHGKSPEDHLLYVCELEKH, from the coding sequence ATGAAAGATGAGTTTGTGGAGCAAAGCGCAGGGCCTGTCAAGGAGCAGGCATGTGACCAGGAATCAGCTGGGGTCGCCGAGCTTTCGGGACACGAGATGGACAGTGAGTCACATGTCAGCGAGACCAGTGACCGGCTCTCAGACTTTGAGAGCCCCTCCAGAAAAGCTGAGGGCATCTTGGTCACAGCACCTCTGAATGGTGGCACTAAGACACCTCCCATAGGCATGGACACCTTAGAACAAATGAAGGCTATCTACTCGAGCTTCCTGACCAGCCCCTTGTGGCCACCGCTGAACTTTAATTCCACACCGCCACAGGCGCAGTCATTGGCTTCTACAGAGAAGCCAACTCGCAGCAATAGCactagtagcagtagtagctCCAGCAGTGGTAGCTATGACTGGCACCAGTCTGCAGTGGCAAAGACACTGCAACAGCATCCTCCCCAGAGTCGTCACCCTGCTCAGTCTGAGCCCAGCCTCTTTAGTACAGTCCAGCTCCACAGGCAAAACCCAAAGCTTTTTGGCTCAATCTTCACTGGGGCCAGTAAATTCCGCTGTAAGGGCTGTAGCGCTGCTTATGACACCCTGGTGGAGCTGACAGTTCACATGAATGACACAGGCCACTACCGCGATGACAACCAGGATAGGGCAGGCAGTGGTGCAAAGCGCTGGTCTAAACCACGTAAGCGGTCCCTGCTGGAaatggaggggaaggaggaCGCCCAGAAAGTTTTGAAGTGCATGTATTGTGGGCACTCCTTTGAATCCCTCCAGGACCTCAGCGTCCACATGATCAAGACCAAACACTACCAGAAAGTGCCTCTGAAGGAGCCCATGGCCCCTGTGGCAGCCAAAATAATGTCTTCTAAGAAAAGGGGGCTTGTGGGATTGGACCTCACTGCCTCACCACGCTCTAGAGAAGGAACCCCTAAAGCTAAGCACCCACAGGCAGACCTGAGTGAACCCTCACAGAAACCCTCCTCAAGCCCTTACACCACCCCCAATAACCGCTATGGCCACCAGAACGGCGCTAGCTATGCTTGGCAGTTTGAGTCCAACAAATTCCAGATCCTCAAGTGTATGGAGTGTGGGAGTTCCCACAATACACTGCAAGAGCTGAGAACCCACATGATGGTGACAGGACACTTCCTGAGGGTGACCAGCTCTGTGGGAAAGAGAATCAAAACACTTCCTGAAGCCACTTCCCCCAATCCCGTGAGGGTTGCCACACCTACCGAACAGAGGGTCCAGTCCGTCCCACTCGCACCCTCCACCTTCTCCCCTCCACCTCTTCAAACTACCACAACTCCCCCCgccacctcccctcctctcaAAGAGATCAAGAAGGAGGAGGTCGAGGAGGAGTGCACTAAGCAAGAGGCTGTTGGAAACGAAAAGCAAGTTGCAGTTTCCATTGGGAAGGAGGAAGATGCtgagaaggaggaaaaatatGACATCTCAAAGTATAACTATCTTACTGAAGAGGACCTGAAGGAGAGTCCTAAAGGGGGCTTGGATATTCTCAAATCACTAGAAAACACTGTGACCTCAGCCATTAACAAGGCCCAGAGTGGGAATCCAAGCTGGGGGGGCTACCCTAGTATCCATGCAGCCTACCAGTTCCCTAGTGCCCTCAAGCTCCAACAGGCCGGCATGGAAAAGAATTCCCCAATGAAGTTCTTATTCAATGGAGGGGATGGAGCATTGTCCAAGAACCATCCCCTCATTTCCCCACCGCTTAGTCAGTCCTCCCCCTTCCCCAGCAACAACTTCCAGGCAATGGAGGACTTAGTGAAAAAAGTGACTGAGAAAGTAGCAAAAGTAGAGCAAAGGGTGAAGCAGATGTCCCCTAAGAGGGAGAACCATCTCTCCCCGTGCAGTAGTGAAGCTGGAGAATCACATAAGGGAGGAGAGGCTGACTCACCTCGGGAATGGAGGGCAGTCACCCCAGCCAATAGTGACAGGGGAAGCCATAGCGACAGAGCATCCCCGGCAACAGAACccaagagagagacagcagtcAAGTCCCCGCTCGCCTCGACGCTGAGATGCAGTACCGCCATTATTACTGGCCATACTCCTCCAGAGCAGCCCTTTGTCAACCCTCTAAGTGCTCTTCAGTCAGTAATGAACATTCATTTGGGGAAAGCAGCCAAGCCCTCCTTGCCAAACCAAGATCCCCTGAGCCTGCTCTCTAGGCTCAGCCAGAGCATGGCTGAGAGAGCTGCTGTGGCCGCTCCTCCCTCACAGAccaaaaagacagaaagtgtAGTTGATAATAGTTTTTGCCAGCCCAGCGATGACCAGCCTATGGACCTGACAAAAGGGAAAAGTGAAAGAGGAGGCTCCATAGGCTCGGCTCCCCTAACTCCCTCATCCACAGCTTCCTccatctccccctcctcccttgtTACCCCTGCAAAGCTAACAGTGGTCTCTCCCTACACATCCAGCAGTCCTCTACATGAAAATGCATTGTCAGATATCTCAGACATGCTGAGGAACCTGACACAGTCCCACCATGTCCCAAAGCCTCCCTCACGGTCCCGGGTCACAGATAAAGCTGAGGTCGTGGGATCTACTCATGATGACGAGGACGCGTCCCTGCACGGGCACAAACGTAAGGGCCGTCACTCCAACTGGAACCCCCAGCACCTCCTTCTTCTGCAGGCCCAGTTCGCTTCAAGCCTGAGGCAGACATCTGAGGGGAAGTATATCATTAATGACCTCAGCCCGCAGGAAAGAATGCATGTATCTCGTTTCACAGGTCTCTCTATGACCACCATCAGCCACTGGCTGGCTAACGTCAAGTACCAGCTAAGAAGAACAGGCAGAACCAAGTTCCTAAAGAACCTGGACTCCGGTCAGCCTATATTCTTCTGTAGTGACTGTGCCTCGCAGATCCGAACCCCAGCAGCTTATGTGTGCCACCTGGAAGCCCACCTAGGGTTCAGGATTAGGGACCTGGCCAAGCTGTCCCCCAAACAGACTGTCAGGGACTCCCACTCTCTCACTGAGAAACTTGTGCCCCTGGAGTCCTTCCTCTCTCCACAATCACAAGATGACTGCAGTAGTAATGGGGCGGTGTACCGCTGCCAGCTCTGTGTCCGTAAATTTGCCACTAAGCACGCCATCAAGCTTCACCTCAGCAAGAGCCATGGGAAGTCTCCAGAGGACCATCTGCTATATGTGTGCGAACTAGAGAAACACTAA